One Vairimorpha necatrix chromosome 7, complete sequence DNA segment encodes these proteins:
- a CDS encoding ribosomal protein eS25, protein MAKKVQETKEKKALKAASTSKKEKKKWTEIKKKDEARKVFTVSDELLQKVEKEVKKMKIVTIFSLGSKMNLTLSVSKNLLRHCVNKGIISLIHKSQQTSIYGQPIEVQAPVESVVPVEEVVTE, encoded by the coding sequence atggcCAAAAAAGTTCAAGAGACCAAAGAAAAGAAAGCTTTAAAAGCCGCCTCAACATCAAAAAaggaaaagaaaaaatggacagaaataaaaaagaaagacGAGGCCCGTAAAGTGTTTACAGTTTCAGATGAGCTTTTACAGAAAGTAGAGAAAGAAGTTAAGAAGATGAAGATTGTtactattttttctttaggTAGTAAAATGAATTTGACTTTGAGTGTTTCTAAGAATTTATTGAGACATTGTGTCAATAAAGggattatttctttaatacataaaagtcAACAGACAAGTATTTATGGACAACCAATAGAAGTACAAGCACCTGTAGAGAGTGTAGTACCAGTAGAAGAAGTAGTAACAGAATAA